A genomic window from Pseudomonas marvdashtae includes:
- a CDS encoding (2Fe-2S)-binding protein produces MSATLSEATQASYASHPIRLTLNGQVRELQVLPWTTLLDLLREQLDLVGSKKGCDHGQCGACTVLRDGKRINACLTLAVMCDGAELTTVEGLANGDELHPMQRAFIKHDAFQCGYCTPGQICSAVGLANEGRAQTGGEISELMSGNLCRCGAYNNIRDAIEEALPLCQQPGDAQ; encoded by the coding sequence ATGAGCGCGACCCTGTCCGAAGCGACGCAGGCGTCCTACGCCAGTCATCCAATCCGTCTGACACTCAATGGCCAGGTGCGCGAGCTGCAGGTGTTGCCCTGGACCACGTTGCTGGACCTTTTGCGCGAGCAGCTTGATCTGGTGGGCAGCAAGAAAGGTTGCGACCACGGCCAATGCGGCGCCTGCACGGTGTTGCGTGATGGCAAGCGGATCAACGCCTGCCTGACCCTGGCGGTGATGTGTGACGGTGCCGAGTTGACCACGGTCGAGGGCTTGGCCAATGGCGATGAGTTGCATCCGATGCAGCGCGCGTTCATCAAGCATGACGCGTTCCAGTGCGGCTACTGTACGCCCGGGCAGATCTGTTCGGCAGTGGGCCTGGCCAACGAAGGGCGGGCACAGACCGGTGGTGAGATCAGCGAGCTGATGAGCGGCAATCTCTGCCGATGCGGTGCGTACAACAACATTCGCGACGCCATTGAAGAAGCACTGCCGCTCTGCCAGCAACCGGGAGATGCGCAATGA
- a CDS encoding DUF4879 domain-containing protein, which yields MYRMKKIAWVWTWGWALGLGLSVAAAHAASAPPLSEVKVLKVESPACGFEDIVAQQERTRCDHGGPNIKVYVLEVGYGHQPHVTLDGFEVDGTRSPVCAFSNGNLNDCSARTKVVGYLYVFDLKGKQEGTFSFSNVSINAPGNRMSTQLYIK from the coding sequence ATGTATCGCATGAAGAAAATCGCATGGGTATGGACATGGGGCTGGGCCTTGGGCCTGGGGCTGTCCGTGGCGGCCGCACACGCCGCGTCGGCGCCGCCGCTGAGCGAGGTCAAGGTGCTCAAGGTCGAATCGCCGGCCTGCGGCTTCGAGGACATCGTCGCGCAGCAGGAACGGACCCGCTGCGATCACGGTGGCCCGAATATCAAGGTCTACGTGTTGGAAGTCGGCTACGGCCATCAGCCTCACGTCACGCTGGATGGCTTCGAGGTCGACGGCACCCGCTCGCCGGTGTGTGCATTCAGCAATGGCAACCTGAACGATTGTTCGGCCAGGACCAAGGTGGTCGGCTACCTCTATGTCTTCGACCTGAAGGGCAAGCAGGAAGGCACTTTCAGCTTCAGCAATGTGTCGATCAACGCACCGGGCAACCGGATGTCGACCCAGCTGTACATCAAATGA
- a CDS encoding FAD binding domain-containing protein — protein sequence MNPFRYSKPDTLQAAVDLSSATSRFIAGGTNLLDLMKENLTRPQHLIDITGLPLADLSETPSGGVMIGALVSNADLAWHPWIERRYPLLSQAILAGASPQLRNMASTGGNLLQRTRCYYFYDANVPCNKRRPGSGCPARNGLNRIHAILGASDQCVATHPSDMCVALAALDAVVHVLGRGGARTIEFADFHRLPGDAPERDNQLADDELITYIELPAAGFVEHSHYLKIRDRASYAFALVSVAAALELDGPVIRQARLALGGVAHKPWRDRAVENWLTGQTVSRETFTAAADALLQNAEPLEHNGFKVKLARRAIVRALSDAALMGGTAR from the coding sequence ATGAATCCCTTCCGCTACAGTAAACCCGACACCTTGCAGGCTGCCGTCGATCTGTCGAGCGCGACCTCACGTTTCATCGCTGGCGGCACTAATTTGCTGGACTTGATGAAGGAAAACCTCACCCGTCCCCAACACCTGATCGATATCACCGGACTGCCGTTGGCGGACCTCAGCGAAACCCCCTCCGGCGGGGTCATGATCGGCGCGCTGGTGAGCAATGCCGACCTGGCCTGGCATCCTTGGATCGAACGGCGTTACCCGTTGCTTTCCCAAGCCATCCTGGCAGGCGCCTCGCCACAATTGCGCAACATGGCCAGCACCGGCGGCAACCTGTTGCAACGCACCCGTTGCTATTACTTCTACGACGCCAACGTGCCCTGCAACAAGCGGCGGCCCGGCAGCGGCTGCCCGGCCAGGAATGGCCTGAACCGGATCCACGCGATCCTCGGGGCGAGTGACCAATGTGTCGCGACCCATCCCTCAGACATGTGCGTGGCCCTGGCGGCGCTGGACGCGGTGGTCCATGTATTGGGCCGGGGTGGGGCGCGGACCATCGAGTTCGCCGACTTTCATCGTCTGCCGGGCGACGCCCCTGAGCGGGACAATCAACTGGCCGATGACGAGCTGATCACCTACATCGAGTTGCCTGCAGCAGGTTTCGTCGAACACAGCCACTACTTGAAGATCCGTGACCGGGCCTCCTATGCCTTTGCGCTGGTGTCAGTGGCGGCGGCGCTGGAACTGGACGGGCCGGTGATTCGCCAGGCTCGCCTTGCCCTCGGCGGGGTGGCTCACAAACCTTGGCGAGACCGGGCGGTGGAGAATTGGCTGACGGGCCAGACCGTCAGCCGCGAAACATTCACGGCCGCCGCCGATGCACTGCTGCAAAACGCCGAGCCGCTGGAACACAACGGCTTCAAGGTCAAGTTGGCGCGCCGGGCTATTGTTCGCGCCTTGAGCGATGCCGCACTGATGGGAGGCACCGCCCGATGA
- a CDS encoding MFS transporter: MPSQAPLLLRHHRPFIAFWLARIFTASGFQMLTVAIGWNLYQLTGNVLDLGLVGLVEFAPRVLFMLHTGHVADRYDRRKVAAICQSLQAMIALALVVGSATDNVTREMIFILAFLLGAARSFEMPTTQALLPSIVPAALFPRAVAAAQSAQQSATIVAPALGGLLYAFGSVWVYGPTVLLYIIACCLMLNLPARQTPLNKGKATLDSLLAGIRFIRSRQDILGAISLDLFAVLLGGATALLPVFAKDILLTGPWGLGLLRSAPAVGALLMSLWLARFAVERKVGRVMFTAVGIFGVATIAFGLSTSFWFSLAVLVVLGAADMISMVIRASFVQLETPDEMRGRVSAVNGLFIGASNQLGEFESGLTAHWFGTVPAVVMGGIGTLLVTGTWIKLFPTLANRDRMHEPVEEAKA, translated from the coding sequence ATGCCCAGCCAAGCGCCGCTGCTGCTCCGTCACCATCGTCCCTTCATCGCCTTCTGGCTGGCCCGGATATTCACCGCCAGCGGCTTCCAGATGCTCACCGTGGCCATCGGTTGGAACCTCTACCAACTGACCGGCAACGTTTTGGACCTGGGCCTGGTCGGGCTGGTGGAGTTCGCGCCACGGGTATTGTTCATGCTGCACACTGGGCATGTGGCGGATCGATACGACAGGCGCAAGGTCGCTGCGATCTGCCAGTCGTTGCAGGCGATGATCGCCCTGGCCCTGGTGGTCGGTAGCGCCACTGACAACGTCACGCGGGAGATGATCTTCATCCTCGCCTTCCTGCTGGGCGCCGCCCGCTCCTTCGAGATGCCGACCACCCAGGCGCTGCTGCCGAGTATCGTGCCGGCCGCGCTGTTTCCCCGCGCCGTCGCCGCCGCGCAATCGGCCCAGCAGTCCGCGACCATCGTCGCCCCAGCCCTTGGCGGCTTGCTCTACGCCTTCGGCAGCGTCTGGGTCTATGGGCCGACCGTGCTGCTCTACATCATCGCCTGCTGCCTGATGCTCAACCTGCCGGCCCGGCAAACGCCGCTGAACAAAGGCAAGGCAACCTTGGATTCGTTGCTGGCCGGTATTCGTTTCATCCGCAGCCGCCAGGACATCCTCGGGGCGATTTCCCTGGACTTGTTCGCCGTGCTACTGGGCGGCGCCACGGCGTTGCTGCCGGTGTTCGCCAAGGACATCCTGCTCACCGGTCCCTGGGGCCTGGGCCTGTTGCGCTCGGCACCGGCGGTGGGCGCCTTGCTGATGTCGCTGTGGCTGGCGCGGTTTGCCGTGGAACGCAAGGTCGGCCGGGTGATGTTCACCGCAGTGGGAATATTCGGCGTCGCCACGATTGCCTTCGGCCTCTCCACCTCATTCTGGTTTTCCTTGGCGGTGCTGGTGGTGCTGGGCGCGGCGGACATGATCAGCATGGTGATCCGCGCCTCCTTCGTGCAACTGGAAACCCCGGACGAAATGCGCGGTCGCGTGAGCGCGGTGAACGGGCTGTTCATCGGCGCCTCGAACCAGTTGGGCGAATTCGAGTCCGGCCTGACCGCCCACTGGTTCGGCACGGTGCCGGCGGTGGTCATGGGCGGTATCGGCACGCTGCTGGTGACCGGGACCTGGATCAAACTGTTCCCGACCCTGGCCAACCGTGACCGCATGCACGAACCGGTTGAGGAAGCGAAAGCCTAG
- a CDS encoding DJ-1 family glyoxalase III gives MIPGTKIPRALIAVAEGVDDLQTVTLIDVLRRAQLEVVVASIEGRRMFTCARGTRLTADGMLVDLLVQDFDLIVLPGGIIGAQHLAAHQPLQQLIKDQAAAGRFFAAIAEAPALVLQAFGVLRQRRMTCLPTVSQQLSGCSFVDQPVVVDGNCITAQGSAAAVAFALTLVEQLSGKGVRSVVAAELLA, from the coding sequence ATGATTCCTGGAACCAAGATCCCCCGAGCCCTGATTGCCGTGGCCGAAGGCGTCGACGACTTGCAGACGGTGACGCTGATCGACGTGTTGCGTCGGGCGCAGCTCGAAGTGGTGGTGGCAAGTATCGAGGGCCGCCGCATGTTCACCTGCGCACGGGGCACGCGTTTGACCGCCGATGGCATGTTGGTAGACCTGCTGGTCCAGGACTTCGACTTGATTGTGCTGCCGGGCGGCATCATCGGCGCGCAACATCTGGCGGCCCATCAGCCGTTGCAGCAGTTGATCAAGGACCAGGCCGCCGCCGGGCGATTCTTTGCCGCCATCGCCGAAGCGCCGGCACTGGTGCTTCAGGCTTTCGGTGTCCTGCGCCAGCGCCGCATGACCTGCCTGCCCACTGTGAGCCAGCAACTGTCGGGGTGCAGTTTCGTCGATCAGCCGGTGGTCGTGGATGGCAACTGCATCACCGCCCAAGGCTCGGCAGCCGCCGTGGCGTTTGCCTTGACGCTCGTGGAGCAACTCAGCGGCAAGGGTGTAAGGAGCGTGGTGGCCGCTGAGTTGCTGGCCTGA
- a CDS encoding methyltransferase codes for MPLLDSPFAQLDLIRQPEQPNEPLQAFDAADEYLLAFLAEQQPSAESRVLVLNDGFGALAASLVGKVKVTSSGDSFLALQALEKNLVRNNLPFDAIPIVPASEALTGPFDRVLIKVPKTLALLEEQLIRLQGHLAPGAQVIAAAMVKHLPRAAGDLLERYIGTVQASLAVKKARLLIATPQAMTPAVSPYPTRYWLDEPKIELLNHANVFCREGLDIGTRAFLPHLPKNLGTARVADLGCGNGVLAIASALHNPEAHYTLVDESYMAIQSATENWQAALGQREVTLRAGDGLAGQEPQSLDVVLCNPPFHQQQVVGDFLAWRMFQQAREALVVGGALYIVGNRHLGYHSKLARLFRGVEQVAATPKFVILKARR; via the coding sequence ATGCCCTTGCTCGACAGCCCCTTCGCCCAACTCGACCTGATCCGCCAGCCCGAACAGCCGAACGAACCACTGCAAGCCTTTGATGCGGCCGATGAATACCTGCTTGCGTTTCTGGCTGAACAACAGCCGAGCGCCGAGTCCCGAGTGTTAGTACTCAATGATGGCTTCGGCGCCCTCGCGGCCAGCCTGGTGGGCAAGGTCAAGGTCACCAGCAGCGGCGACTCGTTCCTGGCACTGCAGGCGCTGGAAAAAAACCTGGTGCGCAACAACCTGCCCTTCGACGCGATACCGATCGTACCAGCCAGCGAAGCGCTGACAGGCCCCTTTGACCGAGTCCTGATCAAAGTCCCTAAAACCCTGGCGCTACTGGAAGAGCAACTGATCCGGCTACAAGGGCACCTGGCCCCAGGCGCGCAAGTCATTGCAGCCGCCATGGTCAAGCATTTGCCACGGGCCGCAGGCGACCTGCTGGAACGCTACATCGGGACGGTGCAGGCCTCCCTGGCGGTAAAAAAGGCCCGTCTGTTGATTGCCACGCCTCAAGCCATGACGCCAGCCGTCTCCCCCTATCCCACTCGTTACTGGCTGGACGAGCCGAAGATCGAATTGCTCAACCATGCCAACGTGTTCTGTCGTGAAGGACTGGACATCGGTACTCGCGCCTTCCTGCCGCACTTGCCAAAAAACCTCGGCACAGCCCGCGTCGCGGACCTGGGCTGCGGCAACGGTGTGCTGGCAATCGCCAGCGCGTTGCACAACCCCGAGGCTCACTACACGTTAGTGGACGAGTCGTACATGGCCATCCAATCGGCCACGGAAAACTGGCAAGCCGCCCTGGGCCAGCGCGAAGTGACCCTGCGGGCCGGCGATGGGCTCGCCGGACAAGAGCCGCAATCGCTGGATGTGGTGCTGTGCAACCCCCCGTTCCACCAGCAGCAGGTTGTGGGCGATTTCCTCGCCTGGAGGATGTTCCAGCAAGCTCGCGAAGCGTTGGTGGTCGGCGGCGCCCTGTACATCGTCGGCAACCGTCACCTGGGCTACCACAGCAAGCTGGCGCGGCTGTTCCGCGGCGTCGAGCAGGTCGCGGCGACGCCGAAATTCGTGATTCTAAAAGCCCGTAGATAA
- a CDS encoding DUF2474 domain-containing protein, which yields MAKPDLKDIEAAERKPLWQRLGWLVMIWTGSVLALFIVASLMRMFMNAAGLTTH from the coding sequence ATGGCCAAGCCTGACTTGAAAGACATCGAGGCCGCCGAACGCAAGCCGTTATGGCAGCGGCTCGGTTGGCTGGTAATGATTTGGACCGGTAGCGTGCTGGCACTGTTTATCGTGGCCAGCTTGATGCGGATGTTCATGAACGCCGCGGGCCTGACCACCCACTGA
- a CDS encoding cytochrome ubiquinol oxidase subunit I, with protein MFGLEALDLARIQFAFTISFHILFPAITIGLASYLAVLEGLWLKTRDDTYRDLYHFWSKIFAVNFGMGVVSGLVMAYQFGTNWSRFSDFAGAVTGPLLTYEVLTAFFLEAGFLGVMLFGWNRVGRGLHFFSTVMVAIGTLISTFWILSSNSWMQTPQGYEIIDGRVIPVDWLAVVFNPSFPYRLLHMSVAAFVATAFFVGSSAAWHLLRGRDNPAIRRMLSMAMWMALLVAPVQAVIGDFHGLNTLKHQPAKIAAIEGHWENVGDEPTPLILFGWPDMKAEETKYAVEIPYLGSLILTHSLTDQVPALKEFPPEDRPNSTIVFWSFRVMVGLGLLMIFTGLCSLWLRRKDRIYQSRPFLHLVLWMGPSGLVAILAGWFTTEIGRQPWVVYGLMRTADASSGHSFAQMSFTLVMFVVVYFALFGAGLSYMLRLVRKGPVAHEAEPSDGGPGQKRTPARPLSAANEGDDEVDHNDSSHKGN; from the coding sequence ATGTTCGGTTTGGAGGCGCTCGATCTCGCCCGAATCCAGTTCGCGTTCACCATTTCGTTCCACATCCTGTTCCCGGCCATCACCATCGGCCTGGCGAGCTACCTGGCGGTACTCGAAGGCTTGTGGCTCAAGACGCGCGACGATACGTACCGCGACCTGTACCACTTCTGGTCGAAGATCTTCGCCGTCAACTTCGGCATGGGCGTGGTGTCCGGGCTGGTCATGGCCTATCAGTTCGGCACCAACTGGAGCCGTTTTTCGGACTTTGCCGGTGCAGTCACCGGGCCGCTGCTCACCTATGAGGTGCTCACGGCGTTCTTCCTTGAAGCGGGTTTCCTCGGTGTCATGCTGTTCGGCTGGAACCGCGTGGGCCGTGGTCTGCACTTCTTCTCCACGGTCATGGTGGCGATCGGCACGCTGATCTCGACCTTCTGGATCCTGTCTTCCAACAGCTGGATGCAAACCCCGCAGGGCTACGAAATCATCGACGGCCGGGTGATTCCGGTGGACTGGCTGGCGGTGGTGTTCAATCCGTCGTTTCCTTATCGTCTGTTGCACATGTCCGTCGCGGCATTCGTCGCCACGGCGTTCTTCGTCGGTTCCTCGGCGGCCTGGCATCTGCTGCGCGGGCGCGACAATCCGGCCATTCGCCGCATGCTCTCGATGGCGATGTGGATGGCCTTGCTGGTGGCGCCGGTGCAGGCGGTCATCGGTGACTTCCATGGCCTCAACACGCTCAAGCATCAACCGGCGAAAATCGCCGCGATCGAAGGTCACTGGGAAAACGTTGGCGATGAGCCCACGCCGCTGATCCTGTTCGGCTGGCCGGACATGAAGGCGGAGGAAACCAAATACGCGGTGGAAATTCCCTACTTGGGCAGCCTGATCCTGACTCACTCGTTGACCGATCAAGTGCCGGCTCTCAAGGAGTTTCCGCCCGAGGACCGGCCAAATTCGACCATCGTGTTCTGGTCGTTCCGGGTCATGGTTGGCCTGGGGCTGCTGATGATTTTCACCGGCCTGTGCAGCCTCTGGCTGCGCCGCAAGGACCGGATCTACCAATCCCGGCCGTTCCTTCACCTGGTGCTGTGGATGGGGCCGTCAGGCCTGGTCGCGATCCTGGCCGGCTGGTTCACCACGGAGATCGGGCGACAGCCGTGGGTGGTCTACGGGCTGATGCGCACGGCCGATGCGTCGTCTGGCCACAGCTTTGCGCAGATGAGCTTCACCCTCGTCATGTTTGTGGTGGTGTATTTCGCGCTGTTCGGTGCGGGGCTGAGCTACATGTTGCGCCTGGTACGCAAGGGCCCGGTGGCCCACGAAGCCGAGCCGAGCGACGGTGGCCCGGGCCAGAAACGCACCCCGGCCCGTCCATTGTCGGCAGCCAACGAAGGCGACGACGAAGTGGACCACAACGACAGCTCGCACAAGGGGAATTGA
- a CDS encoding autoinducer binding domain-containing protein: MDVWKDTQLRKLSCEKDLQRAYRLALDFFNFQGFEYCAFVAHSTLPDQPASKINLNNYPYGWERLYERNGYASTDPIIAHCNQSSVPVLWSEQVFSEAPQLWRELNRQGLKHGWTQAVHDEYGAHYSLFSLARTHCRIDADEHYGNLGYAIFASQRLHALAGKKLSGAMAPPQVCHLSPREIEVLRWSAEGKTASEVGRILCLSERTVNFHVCSCMRKLNVTNKISAVAKAAHIHMI; the protein is encoded by the coding sequence ATGGACGTGTGGAAGGATACGCAACTACGGAAGCTATCGTGTGAAAAGGACTTGCAACGAGCTTATCGCCTGGCACTGGATTTCTTCAATTTTCAGGGGTTTGAATATTGCGCCTTTGTTGCGCATTCGACTCTGCCTGATCAACCTGCCAGCAAGATAAACCTCAATAATTACCCTTATGGGTGGGAAAGACTTTATGAACGAAATGGGTATGCCTCCACCGACCCAATAATAGCTCATTGCAATCAATCCTCAGTGCCCGTTCTGTGGAGCGAGCAAGTTTTTTCCGAGGCCCCGCAGTTATGGCGAGAACTCAATCGGCAAGGCCTCAAACATGGCTGGACCCAAGCGGTTCATGACGAATACGGCGCCCATTATAGTTTGTTCAGTCTTGCCAGGACCCATTGCCGTATCGATGCCGATGAGCATTACGGAAATCTTGGCTATGCCATTTTTGCCAGCCAAAGGTTGCATGCATTGGCGGGCAAGAAGCTGTCTGGCGCAATGGCGCCGCCACAGGTCTGTCATCTCTCGCCCCGAGAGATAGAAGTGTTGAGATGGTCCGCCGAAGGCAAGACCGCGTCGGAAGTTGGCAGGATCCTATGCCTTTCCGAACGCACCGTGAATTTCCATGTATGCAGCTGCATGCGAAAACTGAACGTGACCAACAAGATCTCGGCGGTGGCCAAAGCGGCCCACATCCATATGATTTAG
- the cydB gene encoding cytochrome d ubiquinol oxidase subunit II has product MGIDLPLIWAVVIIFGIMMYVIMDGFDLGIGILFPFVKGERDRDVMMNTVAPVWDGNETWLVLGGAGLFGAFPLAYSVVLSALYLPLILMLIGLIFRGVAFEFRFKAKAEKRHLWDKAFIGGSLTATFFQGVALGAFIDGFEVVNRQFAGGSLDWFTPFTMFCGLALIAAYALLGCTWLIMKTEGKLQEQMHDLARPLAFVVLAVIGVVSIWTPLAHADIAARWFTLPNLFWFLPVPILVLVTMYGLFRAVARNANYTPFILTLVLIFLGYSGLGISLWPNIVPPSISIWDAASPPQSQGFMLVGTLFIIPLILVYTFWSYYVFRGKVTHDDGYH; this is encoded by the coding sequence ATGGGTATTGATCTTCCGCTGATCTGGGCCGTGGTCATCATCTTCGGCATCATGATGTACGTGATCATGGACGGCTTCGACCTGGGTATCGGCATCCTCTTTCCCTTCGTCAAGGGCGAGCGTGATCGCGATGTAATGATGAATACCGTCGCGCCGGTCTGGGACGGTAACGAAACCTGGCTGGTGCTCGGCGGTGCCGGGCTGTTCGGGGCGTTTCCGCTGGCTTATTCGGTGGTGCTTTCGGCGTTGTACCTGCCGTTGATCCTGATGCTCATCGGCCTGATTTTCCGCGGCGTGGCCTTCGAGTTCCGCTTCAAGGCCAAGGCCGAGAAGCGGCACCTGTGGGACAAGGCGTTCATCGGTGGTTCGCTGACGGCTACCTTCTTCCAGGGCGTCGCGCTGGGGGCCTTCATCGATGGTTTCGAGGTGGTCAATCGCCAATTTGCCGGCGGCTCGCTGGATTGGTTCACGCCGTTCACGATGTTCTGCGGTCTCGCGCTGATTGCCGCCTATGCCTTGCTCGGCTGCACCTGGCTGATCATGAAGACCGAAGGCAAGCTGCAAGAGCAGATGCACGACCTGGCGAGGCCACTGGCATTCGTGGTGCTGGCCGTGATTGGTGTCGTCAGCATCTGGACGCCGCTGGCCCACGCCGACATCGCGGCGCGCTGGTTCACCTTGCCGAACCTGTTCTGGTTCCTGCCGGTGCCGATCCTTGTGCTGGTCACGATGTACGGATTGTTCCGCGCCGTGGCCCGGAACGCCAACTACACGCCGTTCATCCTGACCCTGGTGCTGATCTTCCTCGGCTACAGCGGTTTGGGCATCAGCTTGTGGCCGAACATCGTGCCGCCGTCCATCTCGATCTGGGACGCCGCGTCACCGCCACAGAGCCAGGGTTTCATGCTGGTTGGCACGCTGTTCATCATTCCGTTGATCCTGGTGTACACCTTCTGGAGCTACTACGTGTTCCGGGGCAAGGTGACCCATGACGATGGCTACCATTGA
- a CDS encoding xanthine dehydrogenase family protein molybdopterin-binding subunit, producing MNTLSKSIGQPLDRVDGLLKVTGQARYAGEYREDGLLHGSVVSGSIARGRVLRIDASKALALPGVVAVIDHTNRPRIASYDEPYQDADAAEGSPFRPLYNEQILYSGQPLALVVAQNLELARYAGSLVEIEYEVADHQTDLTIVQNEAHPAPAELPKPRGNFQGEYASAALSVDVSYSTPIEHHNPMEPHACTVLYQPNGCLHIHDKTQGTQNCQAYVQKVFGLEQDQIRVFAAFVGGAFGSGLRPQYQLPLAVMAALSLKRSVRISLTRQQMFTFGYRPRTFQRVQLGAAANGRLLAVAHSAVGQTSRFEDFTEHVVEWSGMLYHCDNVTLTYKLAPLDVYTPLDMRAPGAALGLIGLECAMDELAYALAMDPVQLRLINYAERNENEGKPYSSKALRECYAEGAARFGWDKRNPEPRSMREGRQLVGWGMAGGVWEAMQQKASARASLDANGKLTVSSATTDIGTGTYTVMTQIAAEASGVSFDDVTFVLGDSSLPTAPLQGGSFTVSSVGTAVKQACEALREKLLAVARQSCPAFSGATLEQVTFVDGELRMGEARVALAELAQKSGETPLQVQVTAEPDEKRQAYATATHSAVFVEVLVDEDLGTVKINRVVSAIAAGRVINPKTARSQILGGVVWGVGMALHEETLTDHALGRHMNHNLSEYHVPVNADIGDIEVIFVEEQDDIVNALGSKGVGEIGIVGVPAAVANAIYHATGKRVRDFPITLDKLL from the coding sequence ATGAATACGTTGAGCAAATCCATAGGCCAACCCTTGGACCGAGTCGACGGCCTGCTCAAAGTCACGGGCCAGGCCCGTTATGCCGGTGAGTACCGCGAAGACGGCTTGCTGCACGGCAGCGTGGTGTCCGGCAGCATCGCCCGCGGCCGCGTGTTGCGGATCGATGCCAGCAAAGCGTTGGCCTTGCCCGGTGTGGTCGCGGTGATCGATCACACCAATCGCCCCCGGATTGCCAGCTACGACGAGCCCTACCAGGATGCCGACGCGGCCGAAGGGTCGCCGTTCCGGCCGTTGTACAACGAGCAGATTCTCTACAGCGGCCAGCCGCTGGCGTTGGTGGTCGCGCAAAACCTGGAGCTGGCTCGCTACGCCGGTTCACTGGTTGAAATCGAATATGAAGTTGCCGATCACCAGACCGATCTGACGATCGTGCAAAACGAAGCCCATCCGGCACCGGCCGAGCTGCCCAAGCCTCGTGGGAATTTTCAGGGCGAATACGCCAGCGCGGCCCTCAGCGTGGATGTGTCCTACAGCACGCCGATCGAGCATCACAACCCGATGGAGCCTCATGCTTGCACCGTGCTGTACCAACCCAACGGCTGCCTGCATATCCACGATAAAACCCAAGGCACGCAGAACTGTCAGGCGTATGTGCAGAAGGTGTTCGGACTGGAGCAGGACCAGATACGTGTATTTGCCGCGTTTGTCGGCGGTGCGTTCGGCTCCGGATTGCGCCCGCAGTATCAGTTGCCGCTTGCGGTAATGGCGGCGCTGTCGCTGAAACGCTCGGTGCGCATCAGCCTGACGCGCCAACAGATGTTTACCTTCGGTTACCGGCCGCGGACGTTCCAGCGCGTGCAACTGGGCGCGGCCGCCAACGGACGGTTGCTCGCCGTGGCACACAGCGCCGTTGGCCAGACCTCGCGCTTCGAGGACTTCACCGAACACGTGGTGGAGTGGAGCGGCATGCTCTATCACTGCGATAACGTGACGCTGACTTACAAACTGGCGCCATTGGATGTTTATACGCCGTTGGACATGCGTGCTCCGGGCGCCGCCCTTGGTTTGATCGGCCTCGAATGCGCCATGGATGAGTTGGCCTATGCCCTGGCGATGGATCCGGTTCAATTGCGCTTGATCAACTATGCCGAGCGCAACGAGAACGAGGGCAAGCCCTATTCCAGCAAGGCGTTGCGCGAATGCTACGCCGAGGGCGCCGCTCGTTTTGGCTGGGACAAGCGCAACCCGGAACCGCGCAGCATGCGCGAAGGCCGGCAATTGGTGGGCTGGGGCATGGCCGGGGGTGTGTGGGAAGCCATGCAACAGAAGGCCAGCGCCCGAGCGTCGCTGGACGCCAACGGCAAGTTGACGGTCAGCAGCGCCACCACTGACATCGGCACGGGCACCTACACCGTCATGACCCAGATTGCCGCCGAGGCGTCAGGGGTTTCCTTCGATGACGTCACCTTCGTCCTCGGCGACTCGTCGCTGCCGACCGCGCCGTTGCAGGGCGGCTCGTTCACTGTTTCGTCGGTGGGCACGGCGGTCAAGCAGGCCTGTGAGGCGCTGCGAGAAAAGCTCCTGGCCGTAGCGCGACAGAGCTGTCCAGCTTTCAGCGGCGCAACCCTCGAGCAAGTGACATTCGTTGACGGTGAACTGCGCATGGGGGAGGCCCGCGTCGCTTTGGCGGAACTGGCGCAAAAAAGCGGCGAGACACCGTTGCAAGTGCAAGTCACCGCCGAGCCTGATGAAAAACGCCAGGCCTACGCCACCGCCACGCATTCGGCGGTGTTTGTTGAGGTGCTGGTGGATGAAGACTTGGGCACGGTCAAAATCAACCGTGTGGTCAGCGCCATTGCGGCTGGCCGGGTGATCAATCCGAAGACCGCTCGGAGCCAGATCCTCGGCGGCGTGGTCTGGGGCGTCGGCATGGCGTTGCATGAAGAAACCCTGACCGATCACGCCTTGGGCCGGCACATGAACCACAACCTGTCCGAATACCATGTGCCGGTCAACGCCGACATCGGCGATATCGAGGTGATTTTCGTCGAGGAACAGGATGACATCGTCAACGCCCTCGGCTCCAAAGGCGTCGGAGAGATCGGCATCGTCGGCGTACCGGCGGCGGTGGCGAATGCGATTTATCACGCCACCGGAAAACGGGTCAGGGACTTCCCGATCACCCTCGACAAGCTGCTCTAG